A window of Taeniopygia guttata chromosome 14, bTaeGut7.mat, whole genome shotgun sequence contains these coding sequences:
- the THUMPD1 gene encoding THUMP domain-containing protein 1 gives MAAAEPAARKRRPKGHFAAGPGRAKRPRGAGRQLEAGMRGILITCNMNERKCVGEAYSLLGEYGDLLYGPEQFSDHEERLSGSDREEDEDDVEAALKNEVGQIRASTEQKLRRFQSVESGANNVVFIRTQGIEPENLVHHILKDMHTTKKKKTRVILRMLPISGTCKAFMEDMKKYTETFFEPWFKAPNKGTYQIVYKARNNSHMSREEVIKELAGIVGSLNPENKVDLNNPQYTIVVEIIKTVCCLSVVRDYVLFRKYNLQEVVKSNKEDAQQNPSSVTKEQNSEVVKAEAEEQEKSSKEVKEENKNQSEIGSESKGTDALSV, from the exons ATGGCGGCGGCCGAGCCGGCGGCGCGGAAGCGGCGGCCCAAGGGACACTtcgcggcggggcccggccgggccaAGCGGCCCCGCGGCGCCGGGCGGCAGCTGGAGGCCGGCATGCGCGGCATCCTCATCACCTGCAACATGAACGAGCGCAAGTGCGTGGGGGAGGCCTACAGCCTGCTCGGCGAGTACGGGGACCTGCTCTACGGGCCCGAGCAG TTTTCAGATCACGAGGAGAGGCTGTCTGGAAGCGAcagggaggaggatgaagatgatgTCGAGGCAGCTCTGAAGAACGAGGTTGGCCAGATCCGTGCCTCGACGGAGCAGAAGCTGCGGCGGTTCCAGTCGGTGGAGAGTGGTGCCAACAACGTGGTCTTCATCAGAACCCAGGGCATAG AACCTGAGAACCTGGTGCACCATATACTAAAGGATATGCACACcactaaaaagaagaaaacaagagtCATTCTACGCATGCTGCCCATTTCTGGAACTTGCAAAGCTTTTATGGAAGATAtgaaaaaatacacagaaacgTTTTTTGAGCCTTGGTTTAAAGCCCCTAACAAGGGTACTTATCAGATTGTTTATAAAGCTCGTAATAACAGCCACATGAGTAGGGAAGAAGTAATTAAGGAACTGGCAG GAATTGTGGGCAGCCTCAATCCAGAAAACAAGGTTGATCTTAATAATCCACAATACACAATTGTGgtggaaataataaaaaccgTCTGTTGCTTAAGCGTGGTGAGGGACTATGTTCTGTTCAGAAAATACAATCTACAGGAGGTGGTGAAGAGCAACAAAGAAGATGCACAACAAAACCCATCAAGTGTGACAAAAGAACAGAATTCAGAGGTAGTTAAAGCAGAagctgaggagcaggagaagagcTCTAAAGAAGTAAAAGAAGAGAACAAGAATCAAAGTGAAATAGGATCTGAGTCCAAGGGGACTGATGCTCTGTCAGTGTAG
- the LOC121470736 gene encoding uncharacterized protein, with amino-acid sequence MPASSCRPAPRGRLARPGPAAKCPLGRRFRAAGSAAAIGSSASAAAMASAPRPPHRPVQRRAWSGGRGTGTGHRDTGHRATGTEPRAPRHRAPRHRDRAAGDRDTGDRATGDRATGTEPPGPSRGHRATGTEPPGPSRRDRATGDRATGDRATGHRATGDRATGTEPPGPSHRERAAGTEPRAPSRRERAAGNRDTGDRATGDRATGDRAAGDRDTGHRAAGTETPRHRGPSRREPSRRERALGARTAEPGCRALW; translated from the coding sequence ATGCCGGCCTCCAGCTGCCGCCCGGCGCCGCGGGGCCGCTtggcccggccgggccccgccgcgaAGTGTCCCTTGGGCCGCCGCTTCCGCGCCGCCGGCTCGGCCGCCGCCATCGGGAGCTCCGCCAGCGCCGCCGCGATGGCGTCAGCGCCGCGCCCGCCTCACCGGCCGGTACAGCGCCGCGCCTggagcggcggccgcggcaccggcaccgggcacCGAGACACCGGGCACCGAGCCACCGGGACCGAGCCGCGGGCACCGAGACACCGGGCACCGAGACACCGGGACCGAGCCGCCGGGGACCGAGACACCGGGGACCGAGCCACCGGGGACCGAGCCACCGGGACCGAGCCACCGGGACCGAGCCGCGGGCACCGAGCCACCGGGACCGAGCCGCCGGGACCGAGCCGCCGGGACCGAGCCACCGGGGACCGAGCCACCGGGGACCGAGCCACCGGGCACCGAGCCACCGGGGACCGAGCCACCGGGACCGAGCCGCCGGGACCGAGCCACAGGGAACGAGCCGCGGGCACCGAGCCGCGGGCACCGAGCCGCCGGGAACGAGCCGCCGGGAACCGAGACACCGGGGACCGAGCCACCGGGGACCGAGCCACCGGGGACCGAGCCGCCGGGGATCGAGACACCGGGCACCGAGCCGCGGGCACCGAGACACCGAGACACCGGGGACCGAGCCGCCGGGAACCGAGCCGCCGGGAACGAGCCCTCGGAGCGCGGACCGCGGAGCCGGGGTGCCGAGCACTCTGGTGA
- the ERI2 gene encoding ERI1 exoribonuclease 2 isoform X1, with protein sequence MGAGPRELGDGGGPLRRRVPMATKHLARRLGLARSSARARSGARAAAGQRFAFLIVLDFEATCWGDRGRRGPEIIEFPAVLLNTSTGAIESEFHMYVQPQEHPILSEFCTELTGITQNQVDQGVPLNICLSQFLKWVQKLQKEKKITFSTDSQSNSTSEAKACAFVTWTDWDLGVCLHYECKRKQLRKPDILNSWIDLKATYRAFYNRKPKGLNGALQDLGIAFEGREHSGLDDSRNTARLAWRLICDGCVLKVTKSLDKAHQKSNLISRTLTVNVTDKTPLGSKSRPETSRDGTCETKSLAENKHESIAGNKINSNVQTGEQQITCTDPSADVRVVPSSSRTEFHAQSQSSSAAFPDRFPIPQGLAQPCASPALTGIQQGLSIGQPLRTARLSLPAQGSGLVLVSTTIPSVTLSSGDISTSSECLSLLTDWEDVALIPESQYEQNSDSVQLKDYSSADNLTVSEEETISKQLAVTSSDNQSSEESVAPMEPLRSVVYKSPDTTIYNIGTVQRESSKCSAFKLPSAKGNAVSAQSALIGNYSTPLEAPKRKPTSPKTCPPAKKQSFHIYQEKTSSFDHSLPSRSSNLPRVFPAVLNSTVNLNESVRAVRNGKSTPPLCNCGRRAKKLSVSNAGPNHGRAFFCCPVGKQGGNKKSCGYFKWEYALLKEKSSGLTFNADALTSLRTVPSNSENSSNKKYLCLRPSMRT encoded by the exons ATGGGGGCGGGCCCGCGGGAGCTTGGAGATGGCGGCGGCCCGCTGAGGCGGCGGGTGCCCATGGCCACCAAGCACCTGGCCAG GCGGCTGGGGCTGGCGCGGAGCAGCGCacgggcgcggagcggggcgcgggcggccgcggggcagcgctTCGCCTTCCTGATCGTCCTGGACTTCGAGGCCACGTGCTGGGGGGACCGCGGGCGGCGCGGGCCCGAGATCA ttgaatttcCAGCAGTCCTGTTAAACACCTCAACAGGAGCAATTGAATCTGAATTCCACATGTATGTTCAGCCTCAGGAGCATCCTATTCTCTCTGAATTCTGTACAGAACTAACTGGCATAACACAG AATCAAGTTGACCAAGGGGTGCCTCTCAACATTTGCTTATCACAGTTTCTGAAATGGGTCCAAAAGTtacaaaaggagaagaaaattacaTTCAGTACAGATAGTCAGAGTAATTCTACTTCAGAAGCAAAAGCGTGTGCCTTTGTTACATGGACAG ACTGGGACCTGGGTGTGTGTTTGCACTACGAGTGTAAAAGGAAGCAGCTGCGCAAACCTGACATTCTGAATTCCTGGATTGATCTCAAAGCAACGTACAGG GCCTTCTATAACAGAAAGCCTAAAGGGCTAAATGGAGctttgcaggatttggggataGCTTTTGAAGGACGGGAACATTCTG GGTTGGATGATTCCCGGAATACTGCTCGTCTTGCTTGGAGGCTGATTTGTGATGGATGTGTGCTGAAAGTTACTAAATCTTTGGATAAG GCACATCAGAAGAGTAATTTAATTTCCAGAACACTGACTGTAAATGTCACTGACAAGACTCCACTGGGAAGTAAGAGCAGACCTGAAACATCTAGAGATGGAACTTGTGAAACAAAATCTCTGGCTGAGAACAAACACGAGAGTATTGCTGGAAACAAGATAAATTCCAATGTACAGACTGGGGAACAGCAGATCACTTGCACTGATCCCTCTGCAGATGTCCGTGTTGTACCCAGCAGCTCAAGGACTGAATTCCATGCTCAATCCCAAAGctcttcagcagcatttcctgaCAGATTTCCCATTCCTCAGGGTCTGGCACAGCCATGTGCCAGTCCTGCATTGACAGGCATCCAGCAGGGACTGAGCATTGGGCAGCCTCTGAGAACAGCCAGGCTCAgcctcccagcacagggatCAGGGCTGGTGCTGGTCTCCACCACCATCCCCTCAGTTACTCTCTCCAGTGGGGACATCAGCACCAGTTCCGAGTGCTTGTCTCTGCTGACAGACTGGGAAGATGTTGCTTTGATACCAGAATCTCAATATGAACAAAATTCAGACTCTGTTCAGCTCAAGGATTACTCAAGTGCAGATAATCTAACAGTGTCTGAAGAAGAAACTATTTCAAAACAGTTGGCTGTGACAAGTTCAGATAATCAGAGTTCAGAGGAAAGTGTAGCACCCATGGAACCTCTGAGGTCTGTTGTTTACAAAAGTCCTGATACTACAATCTATAATATAGGGACAGTACAAAGGGAGAGTTCAAAATGTTCAGCTTTTAAGTTGCCATCTGCAAAAGGAAATGCTGTTTCAGCACAATCAGCATTAATTGGAAATTATTCTACTCCTTTAGAAGCTCCTAAAAGAAAGCCAACTAGTCCAAAAACATGCCCACCAGCAAAAAAGCAGTCTTTTCATATATATCAAGAGAAAACGTCCTCTTTTGATCACTCCTTACCTTCGAGAAGTTCAAATTTGCCGAGAGTATTTCCTGCAGTTCTGAACTCCACAGTCAATTTGAATGAATCTGTAAGAGCTGTGAGAAATGGAAAATCAACTCCCCCTCTGTGTAACTGCGGCCGAAGAGCCAAAAAACTCTCTGTGTCAAATGCTGGCCCAAATCATGGCAGAGCATTTTTTTGTTGTCCTGTTGGCAAGCAAGGAGGTAATAAGAAAAGTTGTGGATACTTCAAGTGGGAATATGCGCTTCTGAAAGAGAAATCTAGTGGTCTCACCTTTAATGCAGATGCTTTGACCTCTCTTAGAACTGTTCCTAGTAATTCAGAAAATTCTTCCAACAAAAAGTATTTGTGTCTTAGACCCTCTATGAGAACTTGA
- the ERI2 gene encoding ERI1 exoribonuclease 2 isoform X2 — MYVQPQEHPILSEFCTELTGITQNQVDQGVPLNICLSQFLKWVQKLQKEKKITFSTDSQSNSTSEAKACAFVTWTDWDLGVCLHYECKRKQLRKPDILNSWIDLKATYRAFYNRKPKGLNGALQDLGIAFEGREHSGLDDSRNTARLAWRLICDGCVLKVTKSLDKAHQKSNLISRTLTVNVTDKTPLGSKSRPETSRDGTCETKSLAENKHESIAGNKINSNVQTGEQQITCTDPSADVRVVPSSSRTEFHAQSQSSSAAFPDRFPIPQGLAQPCASPALTGIQQGLSIGQPLRTARLSLPAQGSGLVLVSTTIPSVTLSSGDISTSSECLSLLTDWEDVALIPESQYEQNSDSVQLKDYSSADNLTVSEEETISKQLAVTSSDNQSSEESVAPMEPLRSVVYKSPDTTIYNIGTVQRESSKCSAFKLPSAKGNAVSAQSALIGNYSTPLEAPKRKPTSPKTCPPAKKQSFHIYQEKTSSFDHSLPSRSSNLPRVFPAVLNSTVNLNESVRAVRNGKSTPPLCNCGRRAKKLSVSNAGPNHGRAFFCCPVGKQGGNKKSCGYFKWEYALLKEKSSGLTFNADALTSLRTVPSNSENSSNKKYLCLRPSMRT; from the exons ATGTATGTTCAGCCTCAGGAGCATCCTATTCTCTCTGAATTCTGTACAGAACTAACTGGCATAACACAG AATCAAGTTGACCAAGGGGTGCCTCTCAACATTTGCTTATCACAGTTTCTGAAATGGGTCCAAAAGTtacaaaaggagaagaaaattacaTTCAGTACAGATAGTCAGAGTAATTCTACTTCAGAAGCAAAAGCGTGTGCCTTTGTTACATGGACAG ACTGGGACCTGGGTGTGTGTTTGCACTACGAGTGTAAAAGGAAGCAGCTGCGCAAACCTGACATTCTGAATTCCTGGATTGATCTCAAAGCAACGTACAGG GCCTTCTATAACAGAAAGCCTAAAGGGCTAAATGGAGctttgcaggatttggggataGCTTTTGAAGGACGGGAACATTCTG GGTTGGATGATTCCCGGAATACTGCTCGTCTTGCTTGGAGGCTGATTTGTGATGGATGTGTGCTGAAAGTTACTAAATCTTTGGATAAG GCACATCAGAAGAGTAATTTAATTTCCAGAACACTGACTGTAAATGTCACTGACAAGACTCCACTGGGAAGTAAGAGCAGACCTGAAACATCTAGAGATGGAACTTGTGAAACAAAATCTCTGGCTGAGAACAAACACGAGAGTATTGCTGGAAACAAGATAAATTCCAATGTACAGACTGGGGAACAGCAGATCACTTGCACTGATCCCTCTGCAGATGTCCGTGTTGTACCCAGCAGCTCAAGGACTGAATTCCATGCTCAATCCCAAAGctcttcagcagcatttcctgaCAGATTTCCCATTCCTCAGGGTCTGGCACAGCCATGTGCCAGTCCTGCATTGACAGGCATCCAGCAGGGACTGAGCATTGGGCAGCCTCTGAGAACAGCCAGGCTCAgcctcccagcacagggatCAGGGCTGGTGCTGGTCTCCACCACCATCCCCTCAGTTACTCTCTCCAGTGGGGACATCAGCACCAGTTCCGAGTGCTTGTCTCTGCTGACAGACTGGGAAGATGTTGCTTTGATACCAGAATCTCAATATGAACAAAATTCAGACTCTGTTCAGCTCAAGGATTACTCAAGTGCAGATAATCTAACAGTGTCTGAAGAAGAAACTATTTCAAAACAGTTGGCTGTGACAAGTTCAGATAATCAGAGTTCAGAGGAAAGTGTAGCACCCATGGAACCTCTGAGGTCTGTTGTTTACAAAAGTCCTGATACTACAATCTATAATATAGGGACAGTACAAAGGGAGAGTTCAAAATGTTCAGCTTTTAAGTTGCCATCTGCAAAAGGAAATGCTGTTTCAGCACAATCAGCATTAATTGGAAATTATTCTACTCCTTTAGAAGCTCCTAAAAGAAAGCCAACTAGTCCAAAAACATGCCCACCAGCAAAAAAGCAGTCTTTTCATATATATCAAGAGAAAACGTCCTCTTTTGATCACTCCTTACCTTCGAGAAGTTCAAATTTGCCGAGAGTATTTCCTGCAGTTCTGAACTCCACAGTCAATTTGAATGAATCTGTAAGAGCTGTGAGAAATGGAAAATCAACTCCCCCTCTGTGTAACTGCGGCCGAAGAGCCAAAAAACTCTCTGTGTCAAATGCTGGCCCAAATCATGGCAGAGCATTTTTTTGTTGTCCTGTTGGCAAGCAAGGAGGTAATAAGAAAAGTTGTGGATACTTCAAGTGGGAATATGCGCTTCTGAAAGAGAAATCTAGTGGTCTCACCTTTAATGCAGATGCTTTGACCTCTCTTAGAACTGTTCCTAGTAATTCAGAAAATTCTTCCAACAAAAAGTATTTGTGTCTTAGACCCTCTATGAGAACTTGA